The following proteins are encoded in a genomic region of Arvicanthis niloticus isolate mArvNil1 chromosome 21, mArvNil1.pat.X, whole genome shotgun sequence:
- the Cck gene encoding cholecystokinin, with product MKSGVCLCVVMAVLAAGALAQPVVPAEATDSVEQRAEETPRRQLRAVLRTDGEPRARLGALLARYIQQVRKAPSGRMSVLKNLQNLDPSHRISDRDYMGWMDFGRRSAEDYEYPS from the exons ATGAAGAGCGGCGTTTGTCTGTGCGTGGTGATGGCAGTCCTGGCCGCAGGCGCCCTGGCGCAGCCGGTAGTTCCTGCAGAAGCTACGGATTCCGTGGAGCAGCGGGCGGAGGAGACGCCCCGAAGGCAGCTGAGGGCCGTGCTGCGGACGGACGGCGAGCCCCGAGCGCGCCTGGGCGCACTGCTAGCACGGTACATCCAGCAGGTCCGCAAAG CTCCTTCTGGCCGCATGTCTGTTCTTAAGAACCTGCAGAACCTGGACCCCAGCCATAGGATAAGTGATCGGGACTACATGGGCTGGATGGATTTCGGCCGGCGCAGTGCTGAGGACTACGAATACCCATCGTAG